From Triticum aestivum cultivar Chinese Spring chromosome 4A, IWGSC CS RefSeq v2.1, whole genome shotgun sequence, a single genomic window includes:
- the LOC123082433 gene encoding uncharacterized protein, producing MAIIKQSLIVLVLLICGAGGSTTPAPEPALLTQDNLCVGISTTNEEMVCVADGALACFAENVVTDELTFTPCFVTAAGECLAKDKEEPSKNHCIGLEISDLKCLGDSAWTCYNSFTGYIPPAFIACFQGRAPMCTPQ from the exons ATGGCCATCATCAAGCAGTCGCTCATTGTCCTAGTGCTGCTCATATGCGGAGCAGGCGGCTCCACCACACCGGCGCCGGAGCCGGCGCTGCTGACGCAGGATAATCTGTGTGTCGGCATAAG CACTACCAACGAAGAGATGGTCTGCGTCGCCGACGGCGCACTGGCGTGCTTCGCCGAAAATGTAGTCACCGACGAGCTTACCTTCACGCCATGCTTCGTCACCGCCGCCGGCGAATGCTTGGCCAAGGATAAGGAGGAGCCCAGCAAGAACCACTGCATCGGCCTAGAGATCAGCGACCTGAAATGCCTTGGAGATAGCGCCTGGACCTGCTACAACAGCTTCACCGGGTACATCCCTCCCGCCTTCATCGCGTGCTTCCAAGGCAGAGCCCCCATGTGCACCCCACAGTGA